Genomic segment of Terriglobales bacterium:
CCCCAAGCGGCCCGAGGAGCCTGATGGTCTACTTGACGCGTAAAGCGGAGTTTTCCGCCTCGCACTACTACCACAACCCCGAATTCTCGGCGGAGGAGAACCGCCGCCTGTTCGGCAAGTGCAACAATCCTAACGGGCACGGGCACAACTACACTCTGGAAGTCACGGTGAAGGGGCAGGTGGACGCGCGCTCCGGCTTCGTGGTGGACCTGAAGGAACTGAAGGAGGTGCTGGAGCGCGAGGTGCTTTCCGCCATGGACCACCGCTTCCTCAACAAGGAGGTGCCGGAGTTCCTGCGCACCATCCCCACCACCGAGAACCTGGCCATCGCCGTCTGGAAGCGGATGCAGCCCAGGCTGGAGCGCGCCGCGCTGCACCGGGTGCGGGTGTACGAGACCCCCGACCTGTTCGTGGATTATTACGGAGAAGAATGAAGGCCTATCTCACGCGCCGCTACTGGTTCTCCGCCTCGCACCGGCTGCACAGCGAGGCCATGAGCGAAGCCGAGAACCAGCGCACCTACGGCAAGTGCAAC
This window contains:
- a CDS encoding 6-carboxytetrahydropterin synthase; this translates as MVYLTRKAEFSASHYYHNPEFSAEENRRLFGKCNNPNGHGHNYTLEVTVKGQVDARSGFVVDLKELKEVLEREVLSAMDHRFLNKEVPEFLRTIPTTENLAIAVWKRMQPRLERAALHRVRVYETPDLFVDYYGEE